The Candidatus Binatia bacterium genome segment CCTTCTCTACCGTGCGCCGGGCGCTTCAGCCCTGGCGCTGCTTGTGACGCGGGTTCTTGCAGACCACGCGCACCTTGCCCTGCCGCTTGATGACCTTGCAGTCGCGACACATGGGCTTGACCGACGATCGAACTTTCATTGCCTTCTTCGCCTCTGTTCCTGTCCCGGCGCCTTCACAGGCGCGTCAGGATCTCGGGGCCCCGCCTGGTGACGGCCACCGTGTGCTCGAAATGCGCCGACCGGCGTCCGTCCGC includes the following:
- the rpmJ gene encoding 50S ribosomal protein L36, with product MKVRSSVKPMCRDCKVIKRQGKVRVVCKNPRHKQRQG